In Silene latifolia isolate original U9 population chromosome 3, ASM4854445v1, whole genome shotgun sequence, a single window of DNA contains:
- the LOC141648826 gene encoding uncharacterized protein LOC141648826: MGQQQPQCIITDQCPGIKKACPNIFKNFVHKYCMWHIMQKVPEKVGRAICNDTDFMTDINAFVWDVDLEPEEFEQKRQTVIEAHDFQKEVKHAICSMGVEGLTTVGIVEYHDVCDGLKHINFRVEFNIQTNERKCACKLFERRGIVCGHILWVWKGREVNKNPEPYILARWTKKSYRPIVQVETGKVIEDIDEADIKKAEMSKAQFNRKLKARKIEDLLDITASNDIDLRPPNKAKNKGSGKRLRSSKEKAKSKPEKRKRRCCNCKKWVNHNSRTCNLAFAESPPCDDDDEEESETEDLFCSSCYVTTMTNSKVKIAGI, from the exons ATGGGGCAGCAACAACCTCAGTGTATAATAACCGACCAATGCCCTGGAATTAAAAAGGCATGCCCAAACATTTTCAAGAATTTTGTGCACAAgtactgcatgtggcatatcatgcagaAAGTGCCTGAGAAGGTGGGAAGAGCAATCTGCAATGACACGGATTTTATGACAGACATAAATGCTTTTGTTTGGGATGTTGACTTAGAACCAGAAGAATTTGAACAAAAACGGCAAACCGTTATTGAAGCACATG ACTTTCAGAAGGAAGTCAAACATGCGATATGCAGCATGGGGGTCGAGGGTTTGACAACAGTAGGGATAGTGGAGTACCATGATGTTTGTGATGGACTGAAGCACATAAACTTCCGAGTGGAATTTAACATCCAAACTAACGAGAGAAAATGTGCATGTAAGCTGTTTGAGAGGCGTGGCATTGTTTGTGGACATATACTATGGGTGTGGAAGGGTAGGGAGGTAAACAAGAATCCTGAGCCTTATATCCttgctcgatggacaaagaaatccTACAGACCCATTGTCCAAGTTGAAACTGGAAAGGTCATAGAAGACATTGACGAAGCTGACATCAAGAAAGCtgagatgtcaaag GCCCAATTTAACCGAAAACTAAAAGCCAGGAAGATCGAGGATCTTCTTGACATCACAGCTTCAAATGATATTGACCTTCGACCGccaaacaaggccaagaataagggCAGTGGCAAAAGATTGAGGTCGTCGAAAGAAAAGGCCAAGAGCAAGCCAGAAAAGAGGAAGCGCAGATGCTGTAACTGCAAGAAGTGGGTAAACCACAACAGTAGAACTTGTAATCTTGCTTTTGCTGAAAGTCCCCCTtgtgatgacgatgatgaagaagaatcagAAACTGAAGAT TTATTTTGCTCTAGTTGTTACGTTAccacaatgacaaatagtaaagTAAAAATTGCAGGAATATGA